The following proteins are encoded in a genomic region of Flammeovirga pectinis:
- a CDS encoding CBS domain-containing protein, whose protein sequence is MQLAKDLLTTTLPAIHKDTSLECVFSYFEECNILSLPVVEEDRYLGMVMERDFFDLDLSQGVKSVKLPLSFEEVSVLPAAHLYDVLRVVDEYDVEIVPVVDKENKYHGTIIIDDMMQKIAQMHSDQIKGNIIALRMEAIHYSLEDLSRWVEQNSIKILSVFVEADKNDPKMVVVTLKLNKVEVEPVLATFERFSLNVIYSSSLTENSENSQDRLDNLMRYLEI, encoded by the coding sequence ATGCAATTAGCAAAAGATCTGTTGACAACCACATTACCAGCAATACACAAAGACACTAGTCTTGAATGTGTATTTTCTTATTTTGAAGAATGTAATATTCTCTCTTTACCAGTTGTAGAAGAAGACCGTTACTTAGGAATGGTAATGGAACGAGATTTCTTTGATTTAGATTTAAGTCAAGGTGTAAAATCTGTAAAGCTTCCATTATCCTTCGAAGAAGTGTCTGTTCTTCCTGCTGCTCATCTCTATGATGTACTTAGAGTCGTAGACGAATATGATGTTGAAATCGTCCCTGTTGTCGATAAAGAAAATAAATATCATGGCACTATAATAATAGACGACATGATGCAGAAGATAGCCCAAATGCATTCCGACCAAATTAAAGGAAACATTATTGCATTACGCATGGAAGCTATCCATTATTCCCTAGAAGATTTAAGTAGATGGGTTGAACAAAATAGCATTAAGATTCTAAGTGTTTTTGTTGAAGCCGATAAGAATGATCCTAAAATGGTTGTTGTTACCTTAAAATTGAATAAGGTAGAAGTAGAGCCAGTTTTAGCAACTTTTGAGCGTTTTAGTTTAAATGTGATTTATTCTTCATCTCTTACAGAGAATTCTGAAAACAGTCAGGATCGTTTAGATAATTTAATGCGTTACTTAGAAATTTAG
- a CDS encoding T9SS type A sorting domain-containing protein, with protein MEYKRRFFWLLLLTVSYSAMGQINPVSDPENSQKWVLNKWVSDEFNGSELNKTKWWILGENNDYRNKWKGRAPGQFAPQNVKVEGGKLILTSQWEPSFLFANETNDGYYYGGSATAADLSSPITQACVMSETFFQYGYMEIKCKIADAPVTSAFWTTGYHSEIDMVENYGKRPIGNPENRPTDLENKYRTNLISWDPDQPEDHKDWKVEKVMDVRMAADYYIFGFEWDKEYVKTYFNGQLIQSATREELEAKNQWKHDYPQEIWFDSEVFRWYGLPTQQDLTTPAEFLIDYVRIWQKEETKSFFDALSFEGPFYFNGRSINWWSGKNSYWRMKSDKALTGDFSLRFQHEAPFNGDYSIFSPYGSIDLPEGANSIAFSIWIDESTSVDELDIILNKPFTTVTIDISNVEKGKWIKIETPFSRSSSSDTNIINGDRLQIKLKSSNIKSNTALIYIDDIAFKASNNGATPEYPFPDDTYPEQEYPDSDIPTGINDINKVNWDIYPNPTSTTFTVKSILNGSIKIYNSTGVLIQTISKNNQDVIVPIQGFTKGIYYVVFETIEHVVTRRLIIE; from the coding sequence ATGGAATACAAAAGACGTTTTTTTTGGCTACTCTTACTTACAGTATCTTACTCGGCTATGGGGCAAATCAATCCTGTATCCGACCCTGAAAACTCGCAAAAGTGGGTATTAAATAAATGGGTAAGCGATGAATTTAATGGATCCGAATTAAATAAAACAAAATGGTGGATTCTTGGTGAAAATAATGACTATAGGAACAAGTGGAAAGGTCGTGCTCCAGGCCAGTTTGCTCCTCAAAATGTAAAAGTGGAAGGAGGAAAATTAATTCTAACAAGTCAATGGGAACCCTCATTTTTATTTGCCAACGAAACAAATGATGGCTATTACTATGGAGGTTCTGCTACAGCGGCAGACCTTTCAAGTCCAATTACACAAGCATGTGTAATGAGTGAAACTTTTTTCCAATACGGCTATATGGAAATTAAATGTAAAATAGCTGACGCTCCTGTAACTTCCGCATTTTGGACTACTGGCTATCACAGTGAAATCGATATGGTTGAAAACTATGGAAAACGGCCCATTGGTAATCCAGAAAACCGACCTACAGATTTAGAAAATAAATATAGAACCAACTTAATTAGTTGGGATCCTGACCAACCTGAAGACCATAAAGACTGGAAAGTTGAAAAAGTAATGGATGTTAGAATGGCAGCTGATTACTATATTTTTGGTTTTGAATGGGATAAAGAATATGTAAAAACCTATTTTAATGGTCAACTAATTCAATCTGCTACAAGAGAAGAATTAGAAGCTAAAAACCAATGGAAACACGATTATCCTCAAGAAATATGGTTCGATTCAGAAGTTTTTAGATGGTACGGTTTACCTACACAACAAGATTTAACAACTCCTGCAGAATTTTTGATTGATTATGTAAGAATATGGCAAAAAGAAGAAACTAAATCTTTTTTCGATGCACTTAGCTTTGAAGGACCGTTTTACTTTAATGGGAGAAGTATTAATTGGTGGTCTGGTAAGAATTCTTATTGGAGAATGAAAAGTGATAAAGCACTAACAGGAGACTTTAGTTTACGCTTTCAACATGAAGCTCCATTTAATGGTGATTATTCCATCTTTTCACCTTATGGGTCTATAGATCTTCCTGAAGGGGCAAATTCAATTGCTTTTTCTATATGGATAGATGAATCTACATCCGTTGATGAGTTAGATATTATTCTAAATAAACCATTCACTACAGTTACTATTGATATTAGTAATGTAGAAAAAGGAAAATGGATAAAAATTGAAACTCCTTTTAGCAGATCATCATCATCTGATACAAATATTATCAATGGAGATAGATTACAGATAAAACTTAAATCCTCTAATATTAAAAGTAATACTGCTTTAATCTATATTGATGATATTGCTTTCAAAGCTTCTAATAATGGAGCTACACCCGAGTACCCTTTCCCTGATGATACTTACCCTGAACAAGAATATCCAGATAGCGATATTCCAACAGGTATTAATGATATAAACAAAGTTAATTGGGATATCTACCCTAATCCAACTTCTACTACTTTTACAGTAAAATCAATTCTTAATGGTAGTATTAAAATATATAATTCAACAGGAGTATTAATTCAGACAATCTCAAAAAACAATCAAGACGTTATTGTACCAATACAAGGTTTTACTAAAGGAATCTACTATGTAGTTTTCGAAACGATAGAACATGTAGTAACACGTAGATTAATTATAGAATAA
- a CDS encoding chorismate-binding protein, translated as MEKKSQNIISTKVENATLDFDTVLAVALNSGQPFAAWKMPNENTQSIVVSLQKEALRVTSDLENLPNGFLARPFQDQDNKAFLIPADIYYTSDLPEIQFSTDYDFETKVKVEKALTDFKQNKPLNKWKDNMLKEHFPPTSKEHFTSIVDNSIEAMKNDAFLKVVLSRTKEAPLKDDFSPIHFFHRLCKAYPNAFISVCFIPKIGLWMGASPETLISVDENGIFRTVALAGTQASNGMLPKDASWKSKEIEEQALVSRYIINCFKKIRLREFDEKGPRTVAAAHLLHLRTDFKVDTKATNFPQLGTVMLDLLHPTSAVCGMPKEVATQFILDNEHYNRSLYSGYIGPIGLRNRNHLFVNLRCLQIFNDHALLYAGAGITEDSDAEKEWNETEIKMDTMLKHLHS; from the coding sequence TTGGAAAAAAAGTCACAAAATATAATATCAACAAAAGTAGAAAATGCTACTTTAGATTTTGATACTGTTTTAGCAGTTGCACTCAATAGTGGACAACCATTTGCGGCCTGGAAAATGCCCAATGAAAATACGCAAAGTATTGTTGTATCCCTACAAAAGGAAGCATTAAGAGTAACTTCTGACCTAGAAAACTTACCTAATGGTTTTTTAGCTAGACCTTTTCAAGATCAAGATAATAAAGCGTTTTTAATTCCTGCTGATATCTATTATACTTCTGATTTACCCGAAATTCAATTTTCTACTGATTATGATTTTGAAACGAAGGTAAAAGTAGAAAAAGCCTTAACTGATTTTAAGCAGAATAAACCTCTAAATAAATGGAAGGATAATATGCTTAAAGAGCATTTCCCTCCAACTTCTAAAGAACACTTCACCTCTATTGTAGATAATAGTATTGAAGCCATGAAGAATGATGCTTTCCTAAAAGTAGTATTATCTAGAACGAAAGAAGCACCTTTAAAAGACGACTTTTCTCCAATTCATTTCTTCCATAGATTATGTAAAGCCTATCCTAATGCATTTATTTCGGTTTGTTTTATTCCTAAGATAGGCCTTTGGATGGGTGCCTCTCCAGAAACACTTATTAGTGTAGACGAGAATGGTATTTTTAGAACTGTTGCTCTTGCTGGTACTCAAGCTAGTAATGGTATGTTACCTAAAGATGCCTCTTGGAAAAGTAAAGAAATTGAAGAACAAGCATTGGTTAGTAGGTATATTATCAATTGCTTTAAGAAAATTCGATTAAGGGAATTTGATGAAAAGGGACCTCGTACAGTGGCTGCTGCTCATTTATTACACCTGCGTACAGATTTTAAAGTAGATACAAAAGCAACAAACTTTCCTCAATTAGGTACTGTTATGTTAGATCTACTACATCCTACATCTGCCGTTTGTGGAATGCCTAAAGAGGTGGCAACACAATTTATATTAGACAACGAACATTATAATCGTTCTTTATACAGTGGTTATATAGGACCAATTGGTTTAAGAAATAGAAATCATTTATTTGTAAATCTTAGATGTTTACAAATTTTTAATGATCACGCCCTTCTCTATGCAGGTGCCGGAATAACAGAAGATTCTGATGCTGAAAAAGAATGGAACGAAACAGAAATAAAGATGGATACTATGTTGAAACATCTTCATAGCTAA
- a CDS encoding DKNYY domain-containing protein, whose protein sequence is MSTFSIAIISIIVLTGLFLFTACMPFSGPVNKTLSDSYYYNRTKDAIHYSPMGNWFELGNTKMNADVGTFEVLSQKYGKDKNNIYFKSIAITNEVDYSSFRVQEHLVYDKNNVYIPFDDLRLNSTYSNDSSKQLLEIKGANPSTFENIDYNWNKDDKLFFYNYLPVDVDYATFQILNEVGSKDKNNVYLHKDNEIIISVIDIESVKAIDDHYLVDKDNVYSFKGWIENSEDALTILPIINSKTLKVLEYDYLLVDDKVYHENILIPNADRASFKFWNNTFYGSDKNTIYYLGTPIVGVDLATFFVYKYQAYSKDKNNAYYEGNKIEGVDLATFGPKDEDGIGLFKDKNNTYRGNEIVND, encoded by the coding sequence ATGTCTACATTTAGCATTGCCATAATTTCTATAATTGTACTAACAGGATTATTCCTATTTACAGCCTGTATGCCTTTTAGTGGCCCCGTAAATAAAACGCTTTCTGACAGCTACTATTACAACCGAACTAAAGATGCTATTCATTATAGCCCTATGGGAAATTGGTTTGAACTTGGGAATACAAAAATGAATGCTGATGTTGGAACCTTTGAAGTGCTTAGTCAAAAATATGGGAAGGATAAAAACAACATCTATTTCAAAAGCATCGCAATTACAAATGAGGTTGACTATAGTTCATTCCGTGTTCAAGAACATTTAGTTTATGATAAAAACAATGTCTATATACCTTTTGATGACCTTAGGTTAAATTCCACGTACAGTAATGACTCTTCAAAACAGCTACTAGAAATTAAAGGAGCCAATCCTTCTACTTTCGAAAATATAGATTATAACTGGAACAAAGATGACAAACTCTTTTTCTATAATTACCTGCCTGTTGATGTAGATTATGCAACTTTTCAAATTCTTAATGAGGTAGGTAGTAAAGATAAAAATAACGTTTACTTACATAAGGACAATGAAATAATAATTTCTGTAATAGATATAGAGAGTGTTAAAGCTATTGATGATCATTATTTAGTTGATAAAGACAATGTCTATTCGTTTAAAGGATGGATAGAAAATTCCGAGGATGCATTAACTATTTTACCTATTATAAACTCAAAAACATTGAAGGTTTTAGAATATGACTATCTTCTTGTAGATGATAAGGTATATCATGAAAATATATTGATACCAAATGCAGACAGAGCGTCTTTTAAATTTTGGAATAATACCTTTTACGGTTCCGATAAAAACACTATTTATTATTTAGGTACTCCAATAGTAGGAGTTGATTTAGCTACTTTCTTTGTATATAAATACCAGGCGTATAGCAAGGATAAAAACAATGCATATTACGAAGGCAATAAAATAGAAGGGGTTGATTTAGCTACTTTTGGACCTAAAGATGAAGATGGAATTGGTTTATTTAAAGACAAAAACAACACCTACAGAGGTAATGAAATTGTAAATGATTAA
- a CDS encoding alpha/beta fold hydrolase, producing the protein MSLTIREKDGFKYIDEGEGEVLILLHGLFGALSNWAEVLGYFSGRYRVVIPMLPIYDSPRSESNLEGLVAYTENFVSEFGFEEFSLLGNSLGGHVALMFTLANPTSVKKLILTGSSGLYETGMGLSYPKRGSYDFIKDRVGYTFYNPEVATKELVDEVYEVTSDNAKCLRIVYYARSAQKHNLREELKDIKCPTLLIWGLNDTITPPHSGHEFNRLIPNSTLFFVDKCCHVPMMEHPNRFNMLVDDFLRNN; encoded by the coding sequence ATGAGTTTAACTATTCGAGAAAAAGACGGATTCAAATACATTGATGAAGGAGAAGGAGAAGTTCTAATTTTATTACATGGACTTTTCGGAGCTCTAAGTAACTGGGCAGAGGTGCTAGGTTATTTTTCAGGTAGATACCGTGTGGTTATTCCAATGCTTCCAATCTATGATTCACCTAGAAGTGAATCTAATTTGGAAGGCCTTGTCGCTTATACAGAAAATTTTGTTTCTGAATTTGGCTTCGAAGAATTTTCTTTATTAGGAAATAGCTTAGGAGGTCACGTTGCTTTAATGTTTACATTGGCTAACCCAACGTCTGTTAAAAAGCTTATTTTAACTGGTAGTTCTGGGTTATACGAAACAGGTATGGGATTATCCTATCCAAAAAGAGGTAGTTACGATTTTATTAAGGATAGAGTAGGATATACATTCTACAACCCTGAAGTAGCTACTAAAGAACTTGTAGACGAGGTTTACGAGGTTACTTCTGATAATGCAAAATGTTTACGTATAGTTTATTATGCAAGATCAGCACAGAAGCACAACCTTCGTGAAGAGCTAAAAGATATAAAATGCCCTACATTATTAATCTGGGGACTTAATGATACGATCACTCCTCCACATTCTGGACATGAGTTTAACCGTTTAATACCAAATTCAACTTTGTTCTTTGTAGATAAATGTTGTCATGTTCCAATGATGGAACATCCAAATAGATTTAACATGTTAGTAGACGATTTCTTGAGAAATAACTAG
- a CDS encoding DUF885 family protein, which translates to MKWWLYLRILCFIGIISFVGDRLNVWYFKPAKLYTLLDRLFYDYAKEHPEVLTKTKFFKWPYITPGMEGHLNDVSIFQEELDVNYSHKEFEFLERYNQDELSKSEQFSAAIFKFIIEDEILENDLYSGTVYAIDHINGIQVQLPMFMINNHEINSITDANNYILRLEEVQDKVSELISGNRLYPTDSEQLITTKNILFRRKGESLEECIHHFHINEQIVKPPQSILRRVEEQLISFLDVPFEKNIIYQDFLHKLESSDDERIRKNIPELKYGIKRALEGAVIPSFDALRRTVTELIMQQAPSEITVMQYDLGVPYYQQRLKRTLGFNDQIIDYEYRPQIMYNLGKKLVYREKKKLRTLFLEEGIEEGATLKEKAEIYFKEKNKNKSLGVDLYIADFIQSFSSAPQYFTKEKQVEYYIQPSILDGISIEPFYFEGSFDYSRKSKIYFSDSISIYTQNTLLPTALSMAAEHQWKGSIITNTSLPLFRRNLSIPFMEEFWKNVYLYNYFINASLEQRIEWTMWRLQNAIYMETDLGIHNLLWTRTEAVAYVFDNSLLTKGDSEKIVDQCAGAISDNVARGMAIYITDLLIEEGKISVDNQLNKKNLDYLFHEGGVLFEQFKEIMFVNKDQN; encoded by the coding sequence ATGAAGTGGTGGCTATATTTACGCATCCTATGTTTTATTGGAATTATAAGTTTTGTAGGTGATAGATTAAATGTATGGTACTTTAAACCTGCAAAATTATATACATTATTAGACCGTCTTTTTTATGATTATGCAAAAGAACATCCAGAGGTACTAACCAAAACAAAATTTTTTAAATGGCCATATATAACTCCAGGCATGGAAGGACATTTAAATGATGTGTCAATTTTTCAAGAAGAATTAGATGTTAACTATTCTCATAAAGAATTTGAGTTCCTAGAGCGTTATAATCAAGATGAACTTTCTAAATCGGAACAATTTTCTGCCGCTATTTTTAAGTTTATTATTGAAGATGAGATTTTAGAAAATGATTTATACAGTGGTACTGTCTATGCTATTGATCATATAAATGGTATACAAGTACAGTTACCAATGTTTATGATTAATAACCATGAAATTAACTCAATTACAGATGCAAATAATTACATTCTTAGGCTAGAAGAAGTTCAAGACAAAGTTTCTGAGCTTATTTCTGGCAATAGATTGTACCCAACCGATAGTGAACAACTAATCACTACGAAAAATATATTATTTAGGAGAAAAGGGGAATCTTTAGAAGAATGCATTCATCATTTTCATATTAATGAACAGATAGTAAAGCCACCTCAAAGTATTCTTAGAAGAGTAGAAGAACAATTGATATCTTTCTTAGATGTGCCTTTTGAAAAAAATATTATCTACCAAGACTTTTTACATAAGTTAGAAAGTTCTGATGATGAACGAATTCGTAAGAATATTCCAGAATTAAAATACGGAATAAAAAGAGCTTTAGAAGGAGCTGTAATTCCATCTTTTGATGCATTAAGACGTACGGTAACCGAACTGATAATGCAACAAGCTCCATCTGAAATTACAGTAATGCAATATGATTTGGGAGTTCCTTATTACCAGCAAAGGTTAAAGAGGACTTTAGGTTTTAATGATCAGATAATAGATTATGAGTACCGCCCACAAATAATGTATAACCTAGGAAAGAAGTTAGTTTACAGAGAAAAGAAAAAATTAAGAACCTTATTTTTAGAGGAAGGGATAGAAGAGGGGGCAACTTTAAAAGAGAAGGCTGAAATTTATTTTAAGGAGAAGAATAAAAATAAATCCTTAGGTGTAGATTTATATATTGCCGATTTTATTCAATCCTTTTCTTCAGCTCCACAGTATTTTACAAAAGAGAAACAAGTAGAATATTATATTCAACCCAGTATTCTTGATGGTATATCAATTGAACCTTTTTATTTTGAAGGGAGTTTTGATTATAGTAGAAAAAGTAAAATATATTTTTCAGACTCTATTTCAATTTATACACAAAATACGTTATTGCCCACTGCATTAAGTATGGCTGCTGAACACCAATGGAAAGGAAGTATAATAACAAATACTTCATTACCTCTTTTTAGACGAAATTTAAGTATTCCATTTATGGAAGAATTTTGGAAGAACGTATATTTATACAATTATTTTATTAATGCATCTTTAGAGCAAAGAATTGAATGGACAATGTGGCGTTTACAAAATGCTATTTATATGGAGACTGATTTAGGTATTCACAACTTATTGTGGACTAGAACCGAAGCGGTAGCTTATGTATTCGATAATTCACTTTTAACCAAAGGAGATTCAGAAAAAATTGTAGACCAATGTGCAGGTGCTATTTCAGATAATGTTGCTCGTGGAATGGCAATTTATATTACAGATTTATTAATTGAAGAAGGAAAGATTTCTGTTGATAATCAATTAAATAAAAAGAATTTAGATTATCTGTTTCATGAGGGTGGAGTTCTATTTGAACAATTTAAGGAAATAATGTTTGTGAATAAAGATCAAAATTAA
- a CDS encoding M3 family metallopeptidase, with translation MTESSNPLLQEWTGPYGGVPAFDKMHLSDLKSAIEEGMEMHLQEIDVIANNTEAPSFENTIVAMEKAGKPLDRAFTYYGIWRSNMSSPELREISKELAPKISTYSSKISQNTKLFQRIKSVYEASQLKALGDEEQRVVKLIYSSFVMNGADLDADKKKKYAEINQKLSSLYNDFSNNVLADEENYVVYLKKDQLNGLPESYIKSAAKTAEEKGHAGEYAITNTRSSMEPFLTYSDERNLREVVWSNYIKRGDNRDEHDNNKIITEILKLRNERVHLLGFDNYATWRLQDRMAKNPKNAMDLMEKVWKASTARVVEEVADMQSVANKRGDKITIEPWDYRYYAEKVRKDKYDLDSDEVKQYLQLEKLREAMFFVAGELFDFEFKELPKGKIPVFQEDVRVWEVSYKSTTKVIGLWYLDPYARQGKRSGAWATTYRSFTSFEGNKIVLASNNSNFIKPAPGEVSLVSWSDAETFFHEFGHALHFLSANVKYPKSNSGVRDYTEFQSQLLERWLSTDKVINGFLVHQKTGKPMPASLVKKIKAASAFNQGFSTTEYLASALMDMKYHTVDPTNIDPVSFEKETLTSLGMPKEIVMRHRSTQFGHVFSGEGYAAAYYGYLWADVLTSDAAEVFAEAPKGFYDKDVAYKLVKYLFAPRNAMDPAEAYRKFRGHDASIDALMKDRGFPVPKK, from the coding sequence ATGACAGAATCAAGTAACCCTTTATTGCAAGAATGGACAGGCCCTTATGGTGGAGTTCCAGCATTTGATAAAATGCATTTATCTGATCTAAAAAGTGCAATAGAGGAAGGTATGGAAATGCATCTTCAAGAAATTGATGTTATAGCAAACAATACAGAAGCACCTTCTTTCGAGAATACAATTGTTGCTATGGAAAAGGCAGGTAAACCATTGGATAGGGCTTTTACCTATTATGGTATTTGGAGAAGTAATATGTCGTCTCCAGAATTAAGAGAAATAAGTAAAGAATTAGCACCAAAAATATCGACTTATTCATCAAAAATTAGCCAAAACACAAAACTATTTCAGCGTATTAAATCAGTTTATGAGGCTTCTCAATTAAAAGCTTTAGGAGACGAGGAACAACGAGTAGTAAAGTTAATTTACTCAAGTTTTGTAATGAATGGAGCTGACCTTGATGCTGATAAAAAGAAAAAATATGCTGAGATAAATCAAAAATTATCTAGTTTATATAATGACTTTTCGAATAATGTCTTGGCAGATGAAGAAAACTATGTTGTTTACTTAAAGAAAGATCAATTAAACGGCTTACCAGAATCATATATAAAATCTGCAGCAAAAACGGCAGAAGAAAAAGGACATGCGGGAGAGTATGCAATTACTAATACGCGTTCTTCTATGGAACCATTTTTAACGTATTCTGATGAAAGAAACCTAAGAGAGGTAGTTTGGTCGAATTATATTAAAAGAGGTGATAACCGAGATGAACATGATAATAATAAGATTATTACTGAAATTCTGAAACTACGTAATGAGCGTGTTCACCTTTTAGGATTTGATAATTACGCTACTTGGAGATTACAAGATAGAATGGCTAAAAATCCTAAAAATGCAATGGATTTGATGGAGAAAGTTTGGAAAGCTTCTACTGCTCGTGTAGTCGAAGAAGTGGCAGATATGCAATCTGTTGCTAACAAACGTGGTGATAAAATAACTATTGAGCCTTGGGATTACCGTTATTATGCAGAGAAGGTAAGAAAAGACAAATACGATTTAGATTCTGATGAAGTGAAGCAATATCTTCAGTTAGAAAAGTTACGTGAAGCTATGTTTTTTGTAGCAGGAGAGCTTTTTGATTTTGAATTTAAAGAATTGCCGAAGGGTAAAATCCCTGTTTTTCAAGAAGATGTACGTGTTTGGGAGGTATCTTACAAATCTACAACTAAGGTAATCGGTTTATGGTATTTAGATCCTTATGCTAGACAAGGAAAACGCTCTGGAGCTTGGGCAACAACTTACAGAAGTTTTACTTCTTTTGAAGGAAATAAAATTGTATTAGCATCTAATAATTCAAACTTTATTAAGCCTGCTCCTGGTGAGGTATCTTTAGTTTCTTGGAGTGATGCAGAGACATTCTTCCACGAATTTGGGCATGCATTGCATTTCTTATCTGCTAATGTGAAGTACCCTAAATCAAATAGTGGAGTAAGAGATTATACAGAATTCCAATCTCAATTATTAGAGCGTTGGTTGTCTACTGATAAAGTGATTAATGGTTTTCTTGTGCATCAAAAAACAGGTAAACCTATGCCAGCATCTTTAGTGAAGAAAATAAAAGCGGCATCGGCATTTAATCAAGGATTTAGTACGACAGAGTACTTAGCATCTGCTTTAATGGACATGAAATACCATACTGTAGATCCTACAAATATAGACCCTGTATCATTCGAGAAAGAGACATTAACTTCATTAGGAATGCCAAAAGAGATTGTAATGAGACACCGTTCAACTCAATTTGGTCACGTATTCTCAGGAGAGGGCTATGCGGCTGCATATTATGGTTATTTATGGGCAGATGTGCTAACATCAGATGCCGCAGAGGTGTTTGCAGAAGCTCCTAAAGGCTTTTATGATAAAGATGTAGCGTATAAACTTGTGAAATATTTATTCGCTCCACGTAATGCTATGGACCCTGCTGAGGCTTATAGAAAGTTTAGAGGTCATGATGCAAGTATTGATGCTTTAATGAAGGATAGAGGTTTTCCTGTTCCTAAAAAATAA
- a CDS encoding NAD kinase, which yields MKLALHSRKLETERSKFLIDSIQDILNRVEFELIISDALAPYLEKVAPEMYAQLSVFSTTEELRGVDFMISIGGDGTLLQALTYVQELEIPIVGVNAGRLGFLASIQRENFSNTLDSLINGYYSIDERTMLGLVSDREDLFGGIKFGLNEFTILKRDTSSMIVVHTYLNGEYLNSYWADGLIVSTPSGSTGYSLSVGGPVVIPGSENFIISPVCPHNLNVRPLIVSDQSVISFEIEGRSKNFLVSLDSRSEAVDATIELAVKKCAFKAKLVSIGGGDKFLETLRKKLNWGLDNRN from the coding sequence ATGAAACTCGCCTTACACAGTAGAAAACTTGAAACGGAACGAAGTAAATTTTTAATTGATTCAATTCAGGATATTTTAAATAGAGTTGAATTTGAATTAATTATTTCTGATGCTTTAGCTCCATATTTAGAAAAAGTTGCACCAGAAATGTATGCTCAACTTAGTGTATTCAGTACAACTGAAGAATTAAGGGGTGTAGATTTTATGATTTCTATTGGAGGAGATGGTACTCTTTTACAAGCACTAACGTATGTGCAAGAATTAGAGATTCCGATTGTAGGAGTTAATGCAGGAAGATTGGGGTTTTTAGCCTCTATACAAAGAGAAAACTTCTCTAACACTTTAGATTCTTTAATTAATGGATATTATTCTATTGATGAACGAACAATGTTAGGATTAGTAAGTGATAGAGAAGACCTATTTGGAGGAATAAAATTTGGACTTAATGAATTTACAATATTGAAAAGAGATACTTCTTCAATGATTGTAGTTCATACCTACTTAAATGGAGAATACCTCAACTCGTATTGGGCAGATGGTTTGATTGTATCTACACCTTCTGGATCTACAGGATATTCTTTAAGTGTTGGAGGACCTGTTGTAATACCAGGTTCCGAAAATTTTATTATTTCGCCAGTTTGTCCGCATAATTTAAATGTACGCCCTTTAATCGTTTCAGATCAGAGTGTAATATCTTTCGAAATAGAAGGACGAAGTAAAAATTTCTTAGTATCCTTAGATTCAAGATCTGAAGCAGTAGATGCAACGATCGAACTAGCCGTAAAGAAATGTGCTTTTAAAGCCAAATTAGTGAGTATTGGTGGTGGAGATAAATTCTTAGAAACACTGCGAAAGAAACTTAATTGGGGGCTTGATAACCGTAATTAA